A stretch of Sinimarinibacterium sp. NLF-5-8 DNA encodes these proteins:
- the ccoP gene encoding cytochrome-c oxidase, cbb3-type subunit III, whose protein sequence is MTAFWSGWVIALILFNLGITFFLFAWGLRVKVPTQPDGTSGHVWAHGVLRESVRNLPKWWIVMSGLTYVFGIWYFIQYPGFGHYDGKLKWTSHVEEARDTLENRRKLDPVLARFAEKSIAELAHNPSALRYGSRLYADNCAACHGHNGMGNQLIGAPNLTDRDTLYGNDGDTILASINNGRHGVMPPKGGNASLSDDDVTNLTHYVLSLSGSEHDVARAQAGQPKFAMCGACHGAEGKGNPMMGAPNLTDRVWLYGGSFEAIEHSIREGRSGVMPAWNERLAPSEARAVAAWVYSLSNRTSGDY, encoded by the coding sequence ATGACAGCTTTTTGGTCCGGCTGGGTGATTGCCCTGATTCTGTTCAATCTGGGGATTACTTTCTTTTTGTTTGCGTGGGGGTTGCGGGTCAAGGTTCCGACCCAGCCCGATGGCACCAGCGGACACGTCTGGGCGCATGGTGTGCTGCGCGAATCGGTACGCAATCTGCCGAAGTGGTGGATTGTCATGTCGGGGCTGACCTATGTTTTTGGCATCTGGTACTTCATCCAGTATCCCGGCTTTGGTCACTACGACGGCAAGCTCAAGTGGACTTCGCACGTCGAAGAAGCGCGCGACACGCTGGAGAATCGCCGCAAGCTCGATCCGGTACTCGCGCGCTTTGCCGAAAAAAGCATTGCCGAGCTGGCGCACAACCCCTCGGCGCTGCGCTACGGCAGCCGCCTGTATGCCGACAACTGCGCGGCCTGTCACGGCCACAATGGCATGGGCAATCAACTCATCGGCGCGCCCAATCTGACCGACCGTGACACGCTCTACGGCAATGATGGCGACACCATCCTGGCCAGCATCAACAACGGGCGTCATGGCGTGATGCCGCCCAAGGGGGGCAATGCCAGCCTCAGCGATGACGATGTGACCAACCTTACGCATTACGTTCTGAGCCTGTCGGGCAGCGAGCACGATGTGGCGCGCGCGCAGGCCGGCCAGCCCAAGTTCGCCATGTGTGGCGCCTGCCACGGCGCCGAAGGCAAGGGCAATCCGATGATGGGTGCGCCCAACCTCACCGACCGTGTGTGGTTGTACGGCGGCAGTTTTGAAGCCATCGAGCACAGCATTCGTGAGGGTCGCAGCGGCGTCATGCCGGCGTGGAATGAGCGGCTGGCGCCCAGCGAAGCGCGCGCGGTGGCCGCCTGGGTTTACAGCCTCTCCAACCGCACCTCGGGCGATTACTGA
- a CDS encoding heavy metal translocating P-type ATPase, which produces MTLDRCWHCGEPLPQRGVLRAPVKGTERAFCCAGCCAAATWIEQLGLGDYYRLRTQTAIKADQAEPENAALWDRPGMAQHVVRALAEDRHEVLLAVDGLRCAACVWLIERALMGVPGMVEVQVNPSAARARIVWHPARARLAQLLQILGKLGYRAIPLQAEALDDARAREAKAMLKRLIVAGFGAMQAMMYASALYLNVLDEMDAVTRDLMRWLGLLVATPVVFYAARPFFAGAWRSLRGRRLGMDVPVALAIALIYGASVVEAFTHGVEVYFDSVSMFVFFLLIGRYLEMRARHRAGHLTDALARLQPPFADRVSASGQIERVGAQELQIGDTVQISDGGLIPADGELLSARAEVDENLMTGEARAQAKVSGDALLAGTVLLHGPARIKVTRVGEQTALSAIVALAARAQAVRPQLAQAGERAASRFVLRVLSVAVLTAIGWAWIDPARAFAATVAVLVVSCPCAFALAVPAAITRSLSVLAQQGVLVTRPDALTALAQADHVLFDKTGTLTLPTLEPVEDQRALQQAAALARHSSHPVAVAVQNAWQGEPLNAENVRSLPGQGMSGIVQGRALRLGRDPHNAEDSALLLTDEGSGQMLARLSVTEALRGDSADTVRALQQQGLTVEILSGDARARVEHIAEKLRIDEYRARQTPADKLARLQQLHAQKAVVVMVGDGVNDAPVLAGADVAVALASGSTLAQTRSDVVLTGQSLGKLLLARAVAARALHILQQNQRWALVYNLAMIPPAALGFVPPWLAALGMSASSLVVILNALRITARARTPRPMPLQEAPA; this is translated from the coding sequence ATGACGCTGGATCGGTGCTGGCACTGCGGCGAACCCTTGCCGCAGCGCGGCGTTTTGCGTGCGCCGGTCAAAGGCACCGAGCGCGCGTTTTGCTGCGCCGGTTGCTGCGCCGCCGCCACCTGGATCGAGCAGCTCGGCCTGGGCGACTACTACCGCCTGCGCACGCAGACCGCGATCAAGGCCGATCAGGCCGAACCCGAAAATGCCGCACTGTGGGATCGTCCCGGCATGGCGCAGCATGTGGTGCGCGCGCTGGCCGAGGATCGTCACGAAGTGTTGCTGGCGGTCGATGGCCTGCGCTGCGCCGCCTGCGTCTGGCTGATCGAGCGCGCGCTGATGGGGGTGCCGGGGATGGTCGAAGTGCAGGTCAACCCCAGTGCTGCGCGCGCGCGCATCGTCTGGCACCCGGCGCGCGCGCGACTGGCGCAACTGCTGCAAATCCTGGGCAAACTCGGCTATCGCGCAATTCCACTTCAGGCCGAGGCGCTGGACGATGCGCGCGCGCGTGAAGCCAAAGCCATGCTCAAGCGCCTCATCGTGGCCGGATTTGGCGCGATGCAGGCGATGATGTACGCCAGCGCGCTGTATTTGAATGTTCTCGATGAAATGGACGCCGTGACCCGTGACCTGATGCGCTGGCTGGGGTTATTGGTGGCCACGCCGGTGGTGTTTTACGCCGCGCGCCCGTTTTTTGCCGGCGCCTGGCGCAGCCTGCGCGGGCGGCGGCTGGGCATGGATGTGCCGGTGGCGCTGGCGATTGCGCTGATCTACGGCGCCAGCGTGGTCGAAGCCTTCACCCACGGCGTTGAGGTGTATTTCGACTCGGTGTCGATGTTTGTGTTTTTCCTGCTGATTGGCCGCTATCTGGAGATGCGCGCGCGCCATCGCGCCGGGCATTTGACCGATGCGCTGGCGCGCTTGCAGCCGCCTTTTGCCGACCGGGTCAGCGCAAGCGGCCAGATCGAGCGTGTTGGCGCGCAGGAATTGCAGATCGGCGACACCGTGCAAATCAGCGACGGCGGCCTGATCCCCGCCGATGGCGAACTGCTCAGCGCGCGCGCCGAGGTTGATGAAAACCTGATGACCGGCGAAGCGCGCGCGCAAGCCAAGGTGAGCGGCGATGCCCTGCTGGCCGGCACCGTACTGCTGCACGGCCCGGCGCGGATCAAGGTCACCCGCGTTGGCGAACAAACCGCGCTGTCCGCGATTGTTGCACTGGCGGCGCGCGCGCAAGCCGTGCGCCCGCAACTGGCACAGGCGGGCGAACGCGCAGCGTCGCGCTTTGTTCTGCGCGTGCTCAGCGTGGCCGTGCTGACCGCCATCGGCTGGGCATGGATCGACCCTGCGCGCGCGTTTGCCGCCACCGTTGCCGTGCTGGTGGTGTCGTGCCCCTGCGCGTTTGCGCTGGCGGTGCCTGCTGCCATCACCCGCAGTCTGTCGGTGCTGGCGCAGCAAGGGGTGCTGGTCACCCGTCCCGACGCCCTCACGGCGCTGGCGCAGGCCGACCATGTGCTGTTTGATAAAACCGGCACATTGACGCTGCCGACGCTGGAGCCGGTTGAGGATCAGCGCGCGCTGCAACAAGCCGCCGCCCTGGCGCGCCACAGCAGCCATCCGGTGGCCGTTGCGGTGCAAAACGCATGGCAAGGCGAGCCCCTCAACGCCGAAAACGTGCGCAGCCTGCCGGGGCAGGGCATGAGCGGGATCGTCCAGGGGCGCGCGCTGCGGCTGGGACGTGATCCGCACAACGCAGAAGACAGCGCCTTGCTGCTCACCGATGAAGGCAGCGGCCAGATGCTCGCGCGCCTGAGCGTGACTGAGGCCTTGCGCGGCGACAGCGCCGACACCGTGCGCGCGCTCCAGCAGCAGGGTCTGACCGTTGAAATCCTCAGCGGTGACGCGCGCGCGCGCGTTGAACACATCGCCGAAAAACTGCGCATTGATGAGTATCGCGCGCGCCAGACCCCCGCCGACAAACTCGCGCGCCTGCAGCAACTGCACGCACAAAAAGCCGTTGTGGTCATGGTTGGAGACGGCGTCAACGATGCGCCGGTGCTGGCCGGTGCCGACGTTGCCGTGGCGCTGGCCAGTGGCAGCACACTGGCGCAAACCCGCAGCGACGTGGTGCTCACCGGACAGTCGCTGGGCAAGCTGTTGCTGGCGCGCGCGGTGGCCGCGCGCGCCCTGCACATCCTGCAACAGAACCAGCGCTGGGCCCTGGTTTACAACCTCGCCATGATTCCCCCCGCCGCACTGGGGTTTGTCCCGCCGTGGCTGGCCGCACTGGGCATGTCCGCCAGCTCATTGGTCGTGATCTTGAATGCCCTGCGCATCACGGCGCGCGCGCGCACGCCGCGACCGATGCCTTTGCAGGAGGCGCCCGCATGA
- a CDS encoding cbb3-type cytochrome oxidase assembly protein — MSILPILIAFTLVGVLVAGYMFFWAVDHDQFDDMQTPSLLPLDDLPDEPDPEAARARKNPDQA; from the coding sequence ATGAGCATCCTGCCGATCCTGATTGCGTTCACGCTGGTCGGTGTGCTGGTCGCGGGCTATATGTTCTTCTGGGCGGTGGATCACGACCAGTTTGATGACATGCAAACGCCTTCGCTGCTGCCACTGGATGACTTGCCCGATGAGCCAGACCCGGAAGCTGCGCGCGCGCGCAAAAACCCGGATCAGGCATGA